GATCCGGCTGGCACGCGGCGCTACCGGCCGCAGCAAGATCATCAAGTTCGAGGGCTGCTACCACGGCCACGCCGACGCCCTGCTGGTCAAGGCCGGCTCGGGGCTGGCGACCTTCGGCAACCCGACCAGCGCCGGCGTGCCGCCCGAGGTGGTGCAGCACACCCTGGTGCTCGAGTACAACAACCTCGCCCAGCTGGAACAGGCGTTCGCGCTGCACGGCCAGGACATCGCCTGCCTGATGATCGAGCCGATCGCGGGCAACATGAACTTCGTGCGCGCCAGCCTGCCTTTCATGAAGAAGTGCCGCGAGCTGTGCACGAAAAACGGCGCCCTGCTGGTGTTCGACGAGGTGATGACGGGCTTCCGTGTCGCGCTCGGCGGCGCCCAGAGCGTGTACGCGAAGTCGCTGCCTGGCTTCGCGCCCGACCTGACCGTCATGGGCAAGGTGATCGGCGGCGGCATGCCGCTGGCCGCGTTCGGCGGCTCGCGCGCCATCATGGAACTGCTGGCGCCGCTGGGGCCGGTCTACCAGGCCGGCACGCTGTCGGGCAACCCGGTGGCCACCGCCTGCGGCCTGGCCACGCTCAAGGAAATCTCCCGGCCCGGCTTCTTCGAGACCCTGTCGGCGCGCACCGCCTCGCTGGTGGAGGGCCTGAAGTACGCCGCCTCCCAGGCCGGGGTGGCCTTCAGCGCCGACTGCGAAGGCGGCATGTTCGGCTTCTTCCTGCTGCCCGAGCTGCCGCAGAACTACACGCAGGTGATGAGGAGCGAGTCCGCCCGCTTCAACGCCCTGTTCCACGGCCTGCTGGACCGCGGCATCTACATCGCGCCCGCCCTGTACGAAGCCGGCTTCGTCAGCAGCGCGCACACCGAAGCGGACATCGCCGAAACGGTCGCCGCCGCGCGCCAGGTGTTCGCAAAACTCTAACCCCGCGCAGCGGCATCGACCGCGCGAAGCAACGCGCAGCGCGGTCCCTCCATGACGAAGGCCGGATTCACTCCGGCCTTCGTCATCTGATCAAGGCACTTGCAAAGCGCGCCCGCGCTTTGCAAGTGAATGGCTTAGTGGCGGAAGTGGCGCACGCCCGAAAAGACCATCGCCACGCCGCGCTCGTCGGCGGCCTTGATCACTTCCTCGTCGCGCATGCTGCCGCCCGGCTGGACCACGCAGGTGGCGCCGGCATCGACCACCACGTCGAGGCCGTCGCGGAACGGGAAGAAGGCGTCGCTCGCCACCACCGTGCCCTGCAGGGGCAGGTTCGCATGCTGCGCCTTGATGCTGGCGATGCGCGCCGAGTCGAGGCGGCTCATCTGGCCGGCACCCACGCCCATGGTCATGCCATCCTTGCAGAACACGATGGCGTTGGACTTCACGAATTTCGCCACCTTCCAGGCGAACAGCAGATCCTTCAGTTCCTGCGGCGTGGGCTGCTTCTTCGTCACCACCTTCAGCTCGCCGAGGCTCAGCTCGCGGTTGTCCGCGGTCTGCATCAGCAGGCCCGAGCCGATCCGCTTCACGTCCATCAGGTTCTGGCCCTTGTCCCAGGCCGTGGCACCGCCCGGCGGCAGCGCGATCTTCAGCAGCCGCACGTTGGCCTTGCCGGCGAAGATCTGCAGCGCCTCGGGACTGAAGTCCGGCGCCATCAGCACCTCGACGAACTGCTTGGCCACCGCCTGCGCGCCGGCGCCGTCCAGCGGGCGGTTGAAGGCAATGATGCCGCCAAAGGCGGAGGTGGGATCGGTCTGGAAGGCCTTGGAGTAGGCCTCCAGCGGGTCCGTGCCCACGGCCACGCCGCAGGGGTTGGCGTGCTTGACGATCACGCAGGCCGGCGCGTCGAAGCTCTTGACGCACTCCCAGGCCGCATCGGCGTCGGCGATGTTGTTGTACGAGAGCTCCTTGCCCTGCAGCTGCTGCGCCACCGCAAGCGAACCGGGTGCCGGGTGCAGGTCGCGGTAGAACGCAGCCTGCTGGTGCGGGTTCTCGCCGTAGCGCAGGTCCTGCAGCTTGACGAAGCGGCCGTTGGCCTGCGCCGGGAACGGGCTGCGCTCACCTCCTTCGCCGATGCTGGAGAGGTAGTCGCTGATCGCCGCGTCGTAGTTGCTGATGCGGTTGAACGCCGCCACCGCCAGCGCGAAGCGCGTCTTGTCCGAGAGCTTGCCCTGGGCTTTCAGTTCCTCGACCACCGGGCCGTACTGCGCGGCGTCGGTGAGCACGCCCACGTCCTTCCAGTTCTTGGCCGCCGAGCGCACCATGGCCGGGCCGCCGATGTCGATGTTCTCGATCGCGTCCTCCAGCGTGCAGCCGGGCTTGGCGACGGTCGCCTCGAAGGGATACAGATTGACCACCAGCAGGTCGATGGTGGCGATGCCGTGCTGCGCCAGTGCCGCCATGTGCTCGGGCAGGTCGCGGCGCGCCAGCAGGCCGCCGTGCACCTTGGGGTGCAGCGTCTTTACGCGGCCATCGAGCATCTCGGGAAAGCCGGTGAGCTGGGCCACCTCGGTGACCGGCAGGCCCTTGTCGGCCAGCAGCTTGGCGGTGCCGCCGGTGGAAATCAGGCCCACCCCCAGCGCGTGCAGGGCCTGCGCCAGTTCGATGATGCCGGTTTTGTCGGATACGGAGATCAGTGCGTTCATGTTTTTTCTTGGCGCCTAGCGCCGTGGACCGGGCCTCAGCCCTTCAGGAGCCTGTGTTCGACGAGCTTCTTGCGCAAGGTGTTGCGGTTCAGGCCCAGCCATTCGGCGGCGCGCGACTGGTTCTGGTCGGCCTTGGCCATGACGAATTCCAGCAGCGGCTTCTCCACCACCTTGACCAGCATTTCGTACATGCCGTCCGGCTCGGTGCCGCGCAGGTCCCGGAAATAGCCTTCCAGGCTGGCCCGCACGCATTCCTCTATGTGTTTTTTGCTCATTGCGCCTCCTCCAACGCCACTTTTTCACTGCCGCTCGCGGCGTCCGACTCGGGCATGCGGTCGCCCGCGGCTGCCAGGGCGTCGAAGAACTCCGCCACCGCCTGCAGCTGGGCGCCGCAGTCCTCGATGGTGTTCATGCGCTCGCGGAACGGCGCCGCGCCCGGCAATCCCTTGATGTACCAGCCGATATGCTTGCGCGCGCTGCGCACACCGGTGAATTCGCCATACAGCGCGTAGTGGTCCTGCAGATGGTCCAGCAGGAGCCGCCGCACTTCGCCCACCAGCGGCGGCGCCAGGCGCGTGCCGGTCGCCAGGAAGTGCGCCACTTCGCGGAAGATCCAGGGCCGCCCCTGCGCCGCCCGGCCGATCATGATCGCGTCGGCCCGCGTCGAGGCCAGCACCTCGCGCGCCTTCTCGGGCGTGGTGATGTCGCCGTTGGCCACTACCGGGATGCGCACCGCGGCCTTCACCGCGGCGATGGTGTCGTACTCGGCCTGGCCGCCGTAGCCCTGTTCGCGCGTGCGGCCGTGCACGGTGAGCAGCTGCACGCCCGCGTCCTCGAAGGCGCGCGCCAGCCGCACCGCGTTCTTGTTGGCCTGCGACCAGCCGGTGCGCATCTTCAGCGTCACCGGCACGCCACGCGGGGCGCAGGCCTGCACCACCGCCTGCGCGATGGCGAGCGCCAGCGGCTCGTCCTGCATCAGCGCGGAGCCGGCCCACTTGCTGCACACCTTCTTGGCGGGGCAGCCCATGTTGATGTCGATGATCTGGGCGCCGCGGTCGATGTTGTAGGCCGCCGCCTCGGCCATCATGGCCGGCTCGGTGCCCGCGATCTGCACCGCGATCACACCGGGCTCGCCCTCATGGTTGGCGCGGCGCGAGGTCTTCAGGCTGTCCCAGAGCTCGCGCCGCGAGGTCACCATCTCGCTGACCGCATGGCCGGCGCCGAGCTGGCGGCACAGGCGGCGGAATGGCCGGTCGGTGACGCCCGCCATCGGCGCGACGAACAGCTGGTTCGCCAATGGGTAGGGGCCGATGTTCATGCGCGGGCTGGGAAACGGTGCTGCTGAAAAATGAGGCACGATTGTATTCCGCTGCCATTTCAGGCGCTGAAATCGCCGGGCAGCGCGACGGGCGCGAACCGGCAGCGCTCCCTATACTCGCGTCGGCATGGAGTGGCTCGATCCCATCCTGAACCTGCTGGCGCTTCCGCGCTTCGGCCTGACCACGCTGTTCATCGCCTGCTTCGTGTCGGCGACGCTGCTGCCCGTGGTGTCCGAGCCCGCGCTCTACGGATTGCTGCGGCTCAATCCGGACCTGTTCTGGAGCGCCATCCTGGTGGCCACCGCCGGCAACACCCTGGGCGGCGTCGTCGACTGGTGGATGGGCTGGGGCGCGCACAAGGTGGTGGACAAGTACTCGCACTCCAAGTCGCACCTGAAGGCGATCGAGTGGCTGGAGCGGCTCGGGCCGAAGGCCTGCCTGCTTGCCTGGGTGCCGATCGTCGGCGATCCCCTGTGCGCCGTGGCCGGTTGGCTGCGCATGCCGTTCTGGCCCTGCGTGGCCTACATGCTCGTGGGCAAGTTCCTGCGCTACCTGATCTACACCGCGGCGCTGCTGTACGTGTTCCCGGCCTAGTGACGGCGGTGGCCGTGCTGTAGCGCACGCCGATCAGGCGGCGCCACAGCCCGGCACCAGGACGACCTTCACGATCCGGCGAAAAAGCAGGGCCTGCGAAGTGCGCGTTCAGCGCCGCACAGCGGCCTGGAATTCCGGGTCTTCCAGCAGCGTCCGGGTCAGCTGGCGGTACAGCTCCTGGTAGTGGTTGACCGCCATCGGCACCGCCTCCACGCCCACGAACGGGGCCTGCCAACTGGCCTGTGCGCGCAACTCCTTGGCGTACAACTGCGTTCCGCTTCTGGTCAGGGTCAAGCGCGCCGCCACCGTGCCGCTGGCGGTGCCGACGGGCACTTCGATCCGGCTGTCGGTCAATTCCCCGGCCAGCACCAAGGGTGAGGCCGGGTCGAGCAAGCCGGCTGCCCGCAGGTCGGCTGCCAGGCTTTCCTTGAGGTAGGCCGAGAACGAACTGCCGAACGGCGAGTGGACGGTGTTGGTGCGAATCGAAATGCTTTGGTCGAGCCCCGGCGGTTTGCCGGGCGCCAGCGCGAACTGGCCCAGCGCCAATGGCGGGATGCCGGCAGCGCGAGCCTTGCCGATGTTGTCGACGCTGGGGATCGGCGTGCCCATGGGCGCAATGGCACAACCGGCCAGCGCCAGCAGCGACGCGGCGGCGAACAGCGCACGCGCTGCCCGCCCCAGGGGTTCAGCGCAGCGCGCCATCGCGCGAAAGGTCCGCGAGCGTCACCCCCATCACCTGGCGCACCATGGTGCGCACCGCGTCCTCGATGTTGCTGGCCTTGTAGGCGTTGACCGGGCCATCCTTGGCGCCCACCGTCGTGTGTATCGCATGGCGCGCGGTCTTCACGACAGGCTTGCTCTGGCCTGGCGGCAGGTAGCTGACCGTGCAGATGTAGCCGTCGGTCACCTGTTGGCCTGCGGCCCCGAAGGTGAGCCCGGCAACGAAGCCCTTGGAAAAAGCGTCATCGCTGAGCGGGACGTTGTTCAGGGTCACGCTCAGCACGCCGCCGCCCGCGGCGGGCGTGTCTTGCAACTCGGAGAACAGTCCGGTGGAACGCACAGCCTCGCTCACCATGGGCTTGATATGGTCCGTGGCGCGTGCGTTGGCCGTCCCCTTGGTCTGGAACTCGAACAGCAGTTGCGCCGGCTTGGGCTGGGCCGGCTTGACGAACTGCGCGGACGGCGTGTCCTTGACGGAGCCGTCGACGTAGTGCGTCGCGCAGCCTGTGAGCAGCGCAAGACAGGACAGCAGGGCGGCGCCCAGGAAACGGCGAAGCGGCCGCGACGCGGCCGGTTGGAATGCGGACATGGAACCCCTCCTAGATTTGGTCTTGTGAGAACCCCCGCGGCGCAGGGGCTCGCCGAATCTAGCAGCAATCAGGATCCAGACGATACCGCCTGGATCAACGACAAAGCATTCAGGCGCTCGCTGCGCGGCCTGTACGCAACGCACAGCGCAACGCGCCGCGCGTACCGGCTCAGACGTTGAACAGGAAGTTCAGCACGTCGCCGTCCTTGACGACGTACTCCTTGCCTTCGCTGCGCATCTTGCCGGCGTCCTTGGCGCCCTGCTCGCCCTTGAACTTGATGAAGTCGTCGAAGGCGATGGTCTGGGCGCGGATGAAGCCGCGCTCGAAGTCGGTGTGGATCACGCCGGCCGCCTGCGGCGCGGTGTCGCCGATGTGGATGGTCCAGGCGCGCACTTCCTTGACGCCGGCGGTGAAGTAGGTCTGCAGGCCCAGCAGCTTGAAGGCCGCCCGGATCAGGCGGTCCAGCCCCGGCTCGTCCTGGCCGATCTCGGCGAGGAACATCTTCTTGTCGTCGTCGCTCATTTCGGCGAGTTCGGATTCGATCTTGGCGCAGATCGCCACCACCGGCGCGTTTTGCGCCGCGGCATATTCGCGCAGGCGGTCCAGGTAGGCGTTGTTCTCGAAGCCGCTTTCGTCGACGTTGGCGACGAACATGGCCGGCTTGGCGGTGATCAGGAACAGCTGCTTGAGGAGCTGGCGCTCCTCGTCGTTGAGCGCCAGCGTGCGCACCGGCCTGCCTTCATCGAGGTGCGCCTGGGCCTTGGTCAGCACCTGCACCAGCTTGGCGGCTTCCTTGTCGTTGCCGGACTTGGCCGCCTTCTGGTAGCGCGCCAGGCTTTTTTCCACCGTGCCCAGGTCGGCCAGGCACAGCTCGGTCTGGATCACTTCGATGTCGGCCACCGGATCCACCTTGCCGGCGACGTGGACGACATTGGGATCGTCGAAGCAGCGCACGACGTTGACCACCGCATCGGTTTCGCGGATGTGCGCCAGGAACTGGTTGCCAAGGCCCTCGCCCTTGCTGGCGCCCGCCACCAGGCCGGCGATATCGACAAACTCGACAATGGCTGGCACGATGCGCTCGGGCTTGACGATCCCGGCCAGCTGGTCGAGACGCGGGTCCGGCAGTTCGACGATGCCGACGTTCGGTTCGATGGTGCAGAAGGGATAGTTCTCAGCCGCGATGCCCGCCTTGGTCAACGCATTGAACAAGGTGGATTTCCCTACGTTGGGCAAACCTACAATCCCGCACTTCAAACTCATGGCCGTTCCACAAAGACAAGCGGGAAAGTGTATGCGATGCCTGCTGCGCGCCGCGCTGGCCTGCCTGGTGCTGCTGCTGGGATCGGCGCTGCCGGGTGCCTTCGCGGCCCAGCCGGCGCCCCTCGCGGTCGACCAGCTGCCGCCGGCGGCGCAACTCGAAGCCACCGAGCTCGGAAGGGTCTGGCTGGACCCGGCCGGCACCGCCACTTTCGAGCAGGTGTTGCGGCGCGGCGGCATGGATTTCACGCCCGGGCAGCCGGACCGCATCCACGCCTTGGGCGAACGCGGCCAGCTCTGGATGCACTGGCGCCTGGTTCGCAACCGCGACGACGCCGAGAGCTGGGAGCTGGTGTTCCCCATGCCCACGCTCGACGCGGTGACGGTCTACCAGCAGAACGACAAGGGCCAGTGGATCGCCCGCACGGCCGGCGACTCGCTGGCCGTCAGCGCCTGGCCGGCGCCGGGGCGCTATCCGCATTTCCGCCTCGACCTGCCGCCGGGGCAGGTGCGCGACGTCTACGCGCGCATCCAGCATCTCACGCCCGCCAATTTCCCGGTGGAGCTGCTTTCGGACACGGCCTACGACGACCGCATCCAGGTCGAATACCTGGGCCTCGGGATGGCGTTCGGCGCCCTGCTCCTGCTGGTGGCGGCCTGCGTCGCGCAAGCGCGCTTGTACCGCGACAGCGTCTACGCCTGGTATGCGGCCTATGCCGTGATCACCTCGCTGTGCGTCGCCGCCTACACCGGAGCTGCCGCGCACCTGCTGTGGCCACGGTTCGCGCTGCTGGGCGATGCGCCGCAGAGCATGCTGGCGCTGCTCGCCGGCGGGGCGGCCATGCTGTTCGTGCGCAACCTCATCGGCCTGGCCGGACGCTACCGCCTGCAGGACCAGCTGGTGCGGGCGGCGGGCCTGGCCGGCATCGTGCTGGCGGTGGCCTACCCGTTCATGGCCAAGCCCGCCGGGGTGGCCATGGTCGGGGTGTACGTGGCCGGCGCGACCTTCGTCAACCTGTGGGTCGCCTGGGCCGCCTGGCGGCGCGGCGACGTCGTCGGCGCCTGGGTGCTGGCCGCCTTCGTGCCCCTGTGCCTGGCCGTGGTGATCACCATGATGCGCGTCTTCGGTTGGCTGCCGGTGTTCTTCGCCACCCAGTACGCCGTCGTGGTGGCCATGGCGATCGAGGTGCCGCTGCTGCTGGTGGCGCTCACCATCCGCTCGCGCGAGCGCCACGGTGCGCAGATCCGCGAACTGGCGTTGTCGACGCAGGACGCGCTCACCGGCCTGCTGGCCGCGCACCTGTTCCACGACCGGCTGCAACAAGTCGTGGCGCGCTACCGGCGCCACCGCGACAACTCTGCCATCGTGTTCATCGACCTGGTGAACTACCCCGCGATCAAGGCGCGCTTCGGCACGGCCGTGGCCGAGCAGAGCCTGCTGCGCAGCGTGATCAAGTTGCGCCGGCTGCTGCGCGACGCCGACACCGTGAGCCGAATCGGCGAGGCCCGTTTCGGGTTGATCCTCGAAGGCGAACTGTCACGCATCGCGGTCACCGAGCGGGCGGCGCGCCTGATCGCCGCCGGGCTGATGCCGCTCAAGGGCCTCAAGCCCGAGGTCACGCTGCAGTTCCACATCGGCGCGGTGCTGCTGGAGGAACGCACGGCGGAGCCCGAGGACCTGATGGACGCGCTGAACGACCTGCTGGCCGGCATGTCGCCGCGCACCCGCCGGCCGATCCGCTTCCTGGATCCTGAGCACACGCGGCCGGTATCGCTCGAACCGGACTCGTCGATTCTGGGCAGCGACAGCGGCCTGCCCGCGGCGGCGGCGGAATCGGTGCCGGCGGCGGCGCCGGTCAGAACCGCCAGCGTCCCGTGACGGCCTGCCCCACGCGCAGGACCTGGCCTTCGCCCTGGAGCGTGACGGCATTCATGCCGAAGGTGATCGCGCCGCCCATCTGCGGATTGGCGCGATAGGCGCGCAGCACCTCGCTCACGAAGGGCGCCGGTTCGGCGCTGACCGGATCGACGTCGGGAATCGTGCAGCGCGCGCAGGGCTTCACCGGGCGCAGCAGGACTTCCTCGTCCGCTGCGATGCGCAGCACATCCACGCGGTCCTCGTCCTGCGCTTCCAGCCCGGCCAGGACGATGTTGGGACGAAAGCGCTCGATGCCGACCGGCGCATGGCCGGCCGCGGCCAGCCGCCGGTTGAGCTCTGCGACCGATCCTTCGCTGGCCACCAGCAGCGGATAGCCGTCGCTGAACTGGTTGGCCGCCTCGACCTCGCCGGTCCACTTGCGGTCCGACAGGCGCCGGTGCTCGGGATCGAAGCGCGCCAGCCGCAGCGGCCGGCCGAGGAAGTCGCTGAACCACTGGGCGGCGACGGCGCCCATGTCCCAGGCCGGCACCTCGTCGTCCCAGACCCGCACCCGCATCGGCGATTCGGCGGCATCGACGGCCAGGTGCAGGGCCAGCATGCCGGGCGCGCGCAGCACCACCTCATGCACCTTCAGCTGGACCTTCACCAGCGCCATGCGCGGCAGTTCGCGCTGGCTGACGAACTCGCCGTCCGCGTCCACCACCATCCAGGCGCGATCCAGGTCCAGGCCGGTCTCGGTGAGGAGCGCTTCCTTCACCTCGACGCCCGCGCATGACTTCACGGGGTAGACGAAGAGGCGGGCGATGCGGGTGCTGACGTCGGACTCTGTGGTGCTCATGAGCCCGGATTGTGCCCGCCTCCTACAATCTCACCCATGGCCCTCGATGTGTGTATCCGCGGCGCCGGCATCGTGGGCCGGACCCTGGCCCTGCTGCTCGCGCGCGACCGGCTGCGCGTGGGGTTGGTGCGCGGCCCGGCGCCGGTCAATGGCGGCGGCGGCGACGTCCGGGCCTACGCGCTGAATGCGCAGTCCAAGGACCTGCTCGAACTGGTGCGCGGCTGGCCCGCCGAAGCCCACGCGACGCCGGTGGCGCGCATGGAGATCCACGGCGACGGCGGCGGCGAGCTGTGCTTCCGCGCCGAAGACCAGGGCGCACCGGCGCTGGCCTGGATCGTCAACGTGCCGGCCCTGCAGGAGCGGCTGGCCGACGCCATCGGCTACCAGTCGCAGATCCAGTGGCTGGACGCGCCGCAGCCGTCGGCCCTCACGGTGATCTGCGAGGGACGCGCCAGCGCCACGCGCGACGAATACGGGGTCAATTTCGAGGTCACGCCCTATCCGCAACGCGCCATCGCGGCGCGGCTGGGCTGCGAGAGGCCGCATGGGCACATCGCGCGGCAGTGGTTCAGCCAGGGCGAGATCCTGGCCCTGCTGCCGCTGGACGGCAACCGGGTCTCGCTGGTCTGGTCGGTGCGGGAACAGCGCGCCCCCGACCTGCTGGCGCTGGAGCCGGCCGCATTCGCGGCGCACCTGGAAGAAGCCTGCCATGGGGCACTGGGCCGCCTGACGCTCGAGAGCGAGCGCGCGGCCTGGCCGCTGCAGCTGGCGCGGGCCGACCGCTGGTGTGGCCCCGGCTGGGCGCTGTGCGGCGACGCCGCGCACAACGTGCATCCGCTGGCGGGCCACGGCCTGAACCTGGGGCTGGCCGATGCCAACGAGCTGGCCCGGGTGCTGCACGAACGAGACTACTGGCGAAACCCCGGCGACCTGCGGCTGCTGCGCCGCTACGAGCGCGCGCGCAAAGGTGACATGCTGGCGATGGGCGCGGTCACCGACGGGCTGCAGCAGCTGTTCTCGCGCGATGATGCGCCCTGGGGCATGCTTCGCAACTGGGGCATGACCGGCTTCGACCGCAGCGGGCCGATCAAGGGTTGGGTGGCCCGCCAGGCCATGGGACAGATTTGAAGTATGGAAATGACAATGAAATCGATCAGGAACGCAAGCGCATGGATCATGATGTCGGGCGCGCTGGTGCTCGCCACGGCGGCCCACGCGCAGGAAGCTGCGATCAAGAAGAACCTCGCTGAGCGCCTGCCGCAGCTGGGCAAGATCGACGAGGTGAGCAAGTCCCCGATCCCGGGCCTGTACGAGTTGCGCGTGGGCACCGAGGTGTTCTACAGCGACGCCGAGGGCAACTACCTGGTCCAGGGCAGCATCATCGACACCAAGCAGCAACGCAACCTCACCGAGGAGCGGGAAAACAAGCTGATGGCGATCGACTTCTCGGCATTGCCGCTGAAGGACGCCTTCACCATCGTGCGCGGCAACGGCAAGCGCAAGATCGCCATCTTCGAGGACCCGAACTGCGGCTACTGCAAGCGCTTCGAGCGCGAGTTGCAGAAGGTGGACAACGTCACTGTGCACATGTTCCTGTATCCGATCCTCGGCTCGGATTCGACCGACAAGTCGCGCAACCTCTGGTGCGCCAAGGACCGTGGGGCCGCCTGGCAGGACTGGATGGTGCGCGACAAGGCCGCGCCCAACGCGCAGTGCGACACCGCGGCGCTCACACGCAACGTCGAGTTCGGACGCAAGTACCGCATTTCCGGCACCCCGACCATGATCCTGGCCGACGGCACGCGCGTGCCCGGCGCCGTGAGCGCGCAACAGGTCGAAAAGCTGCTGGCCGATAAATGACGTCGGCGGCCCGCGCGGCGAGCGTGCACTACCGGATCGAAGCGGCCGACCTGCACGCGCACCTCTATCGCGTCACGCTCCAGATCGACCAGCCGGCGGCGCAGCAGCAGGTCTCGCTGCCGGTCTGGATTCCCGGCAGCTACCTGGTGCGCGAGTTCGCCAAGAACCTGCAGCGCCTGAGCGCGCGCCAGGACGGCCGGCCGGTGGCGCTGCACCAGCTGGACAAATGCTCCTGGCAGCTCGAGTGCGTGCCCAGCAGCCCGCTGGTGCTCAGCTACGAGGTCTACGCTTTCGACAACTCGGTGCGCACCGCCTGGCTCGACACGCAGCGGGGCTTCTTCAACGGCACCAGCCTGTGCCTGAAGGTGCACGGTCAGGAAAGCACGGCGCATTCGCTCGAGCTCGCGCCGGTGGACGGGATGCCCCAATGGCAGGCGGCCACGGGCCTGGCGCCGCTCAAGGTCGGCAAGCGCGGGTTCGGCACCTACCTGGCGGCCGATTACGACGAGCTGGTCGACTGCCCGGTCGAGATGGGCGTCTTCTGGAGCGGTGAATTCAAGGCGGCCGGCGTGCCGCACCGCCTGGTGGTCGCCGGGGTCACAGAAGCCTTCGACGGCGATCGCCTGCTGGCCGACACGCACAAGATCTGCGAGGCGCAGATCCGCTTCTGGCACGACCGCAAGCGCCCGCCGCACAAGAACTACCTGTTCATGCTGAACGCGGTCGACGACGGCTACGGCGGCCTGGAGCACCGCAATTCCACGGCCCTGATCGCCTCGCGCCGCGACCTGCCGCGCGTGGGCGACGCGCGCCAGTCCGACGGCTACGTCACGCTGCTGGGCCTGATCAGCCACGAGTACTTCCACACCTGGAATGTCAAGCAGCTGCGGCCGGCGGAGTTCACCCACTACGACTACTCGCGCGAGAACTACACGCAGCTGCTGTGGTTCTTCGAGGGCTTCACCAGCTACTACGACGACCTGCTGCTGCGGCGCGCCGGCGTGATCGACGACGCCACCTACGTCAAGCTGCTGAACAAGACCATCAACCAGGTGCTGCAGACCCCCGGCCGCGAGGTGCAGCCGGTGGCGCAGGCCAGCTTCGACGCCTGGGTCAAGTACTACCGGCAGGACGAGAACACGGCCAACGCCACGGTCAGCTACTACACCAAGGGCGCATTGGTGGCGCTGTGCTTCGACCTCACCCTGCGGGCCGAGCGCCAGACCACGCTCGACGAAGTGATGCGCGGGCTGTGGCAGCGCTGCAAGGCCGGGCCGATGACCGAGGCCGACTTCGCCGCAGTGCTCAAGGAACTGGGTGGGCGCGCCTTCACGCGCGAGATCGCGGCCTGGGTGCACGGCACCCGGGACCTGCCGCTGGCCGAACTGCTGAAGGCGCAGGGCATTTTTGCGCTGGACGAGCCCGCCCAGCTGCAGCAGCGCCTGGGCATCCGCGTCGGCGAGAGCGGCGCCGTGCAGGTCAAGACCGTGCTGCGCGGCGGGGTGGCCGAGCAGGCCGGCATCGCCGCCAACGACGAGTGGGTCGGCGTCGAGGTGGCGGGCCAGGCCTGGCGTTTGACCAAGCTGGACGACCTGCTGCTGTACGCCGGCAATCACCGCAAGCTCACGGCCATCGTCGCGCGCGACCGGCGCCTGCTGCGGCTGGACCTGAACCTGCCGGCGGCCGCAACGACCTGGCGGCTGGTGCTGCGCGATGCCGCGCGGGCGCAACCGTGGCTGAGCGCACACAGCTGAGGGTCCGGCGGCCCT
Above is a window of Ramlibacter tataouinensis DNA encoding:
- the dusB gene encoding tRNA dihydrouridine synthase DusB, with translation MNIGPYPLANQLFVAPMAGVTDRPFRRLCRQLGAGHAVSEMVTSRRELWDSLKTSRRANHEGEPGVIAVQIAGTEPAMMAEAAAYNIDRGAQIIDINMGCPAKKVCSKWAGSALMQDEPLALAIAQAVVQACAPRGVPVTLKMRTGWSQANKNAVRLARAFEDAGVQLLTVHGRTREQGYGGQAEYDTIAAVKAAVRIPVVANGDITTPEKAREVLASTRADAIMIGRAAQGRPWIFREVAHFLATGTRLAPPLVGEVRRLLLDHLQDHYALYGEFTGVRSARKHIGWYIKGLPGAAPFRERMNTIEDCGAQLQAVAEFFDALAAAGDRMPESDAASGSEKVALEEAQ
- the ychF gene encoding redox-regulated ATPase YchF, whose product is MSLKCGIVGLPNVGKSTLFNALTKAGIAAENYPFCTIEPNVGIVELPDPRLDQLAGIVKPERIVPAIVEFVDIAGLVAGASKGEGLGNQFLAHIRETDAVVNVVRCFDDPNVVHVAGKVDPVADIEVIQTELCLADLGTVEKSLARYQKAAKSGNDKEAAKLVQVLTKAQAHLDEGRPVRTLALNDEERQLLKQLFLITAKPAMFVANVDESGFENNAYLDRLREYAAAQNAPVVAICAKIESELAEMSDDDKKMFLAEIGQDEPGLDRLIRAAFKLLGLQTYFTAGVKEVRAWTIHIGDTAPQAAGVIHTDFERGFIRAQTIAFDDFIKFKGEQGAKDAGKMRSEGKEYVVKDGDVLNFLFNV
- the hemL gene encoding glutamate-1-semialdehyde 2,1-aminomutase → MGNPDLNQQLFDRARRSIPGGVNSPVRAFKAVGGTPRFVQRAQGPHFWDAQGTRYIDYIGSWGPMILGHGHPAVLEAVLRAAQDGFSFGAPTEREIDLAETIISLVPSLEMVRLVSSGTEAAMSAIRLARGATGRSKIIKFEGCYHGHADALLVKAGSGLATFGNPTSAGVPPEVVQHTLVLEYNNLAQLEQAFALHGQDIACLMIEPIAGNMNFVRASLPFMKKCRELCTKNGALLVFDEVMTGFRVALGGAQSVYAKSLPGFAPDLTVMGKVIGGGMPLAAFGGSRAIMELLAPLGPVYQAGTLSGNPVATACGLATLKEISRPGFFETLSARTASLVEGLKYAASQAGVAFSADCEGGMFGFFLLPELPQNYTQVMRSESARFNALFHGLLDRGIYIAPALYEAGFVSSAHTEADIAETVAAARQVFAKL
- a CDS encoding Fis family transcriptional regulator, with product MSKKHIEECVRASLEGYFRDLRGTEPDGMYEMLVKVVEKPLLEFVMAKADQNQSRAAEWLGLNRNTLRKKLVEHRLLKG
- a CDS encoding YqaA family protein, with the translated sequence MEWLDPILNLLALPRFGLTTLFIACFVSATLLPVVSEPALYGLLRLNPDLFWSAILVATAGNTLGGVVDWWMGWGAHKVVDKYSHSKSHLKAIEWLERLGPKACLLAWVPIVGDPLCAVAGWLRMPFWPCVAYMLVGKFLRYLIYTAALLYVFPA
- the purH gene encoding bifunctional phosphoribosylaminoimidazolecarboxamide formyltransferase/IMP cyclohydrolase, with the translated sequence MNALISVSDKTGIIELAQALHALGVGLISTGGTAKLLADKGLPVTEVAQLTGFPEMLDGRVKTLHPKVHGGLLARRDLPEHMAALAQHGIATIDLLVVNLYPFEATVAKPGCTLEDAIENIDIGGPAMVRSAAKNWKDVGVLTDAAQYGPVVEELKAQGKLSDKTRFALAVAAFNRISNYDAAISDYLSSIGEGGERSPFPAQANGRFVKLQDLRYGENPHQQAAFYRDLHPAPGSLAVAQQLQGKELSYNNIADADAAWECVKSFDAPACVIVKHANPCGVAVGTDPLEAYSKAFQTDPTSAFGGIIAFNRPLDGAGAQAVAKQFVEVLMAPDFSPEALQIFAGKANVRLLKIALPPGGATAWDKGQNLMDVKRIGSGLLMQTADNRELSLGELKVVTKKQPTPQELKDLLFAWKVAKFVKSNAIVFCKDGMTMGVGAGQMSRLDSARIASIKAQHANLPLQGTVVASDAFFPFRDGLDVVVDAGATCVVQPGGSMRDEEVIKAADERGVAMVFSGVRHFRH